In Lapillicoccus jejuensis, the DNA window CTACATCCAGCAGTAGCGCGGTCACGTTCGCGTCCCCGTTCCTCGACGATCGTCGAGGAGCGCAGGCGCCCGGCCTGGTTCCGGCCGCGTTCCTCGACGATCTTCGAGGAACGCGCGACCCGACCCGATCCTGAGCCGCCCTTGAGCCGCGCCGCCCCGGCGCCGCCACCGGATGCGCTTACCGTAGGGACATGACGACGCACGCCGGTCGCGACGGCAGGGTGGGCGACCCCACCCGGCCGGTGCCGGCGGCGGAGCCGACCACCGCCGTGCCCGCCCCGCCCGGCGCGGTCGGCGAGGCGGCGGAGGCCCGCGAGCCCCAGACGCACGAGCGGCTCGGGCCGTACCGGCTGCTGCAGCGGATCGGCGAGGGCGGGATGGGCGTCGTCCACCTCGCCCTCGACCCGCAGGGCCGGGCGGTGGCCATCAAGGTGCTGCGGCCGCACATCGCCTACGACCCCGACGCCCGCGCCCGGCTCGAGCGGGAGGTCGACACGCTCGGCCGGATCCGCGACGAGCGGGTCGCCGCGGTCATCGACGCCGACATCCACGGCGAGCGGCCCTACCTCGTCACGCGCTACGTCCCCGGCCCGTCCCTCGACGAGGTCGTCGCGAGCGACGGCCCGCTCGGCGGCCCGGACCTGCTGCGCCTCGGCCAGGGCCTCGTCGGCGCGCTCGAGGCCATCCACGCCGTCGGCGTCGTGCACCGCGACCTCAAGCCGGGCAACGTCCTGCTTCTCGACGGTGACCCCGTCCTCATCGACTTCGGCATCGCGCACGTCGCCGACGACGTCCGCCTCACCAGCACCGGCCTGGTCATGGGCACCCCCGGCTACCTCTCCCCGGAGGTGCTCGCCGGGGGTGAGGTGACCGAGGCGACGGACTGGTGGGGCTGGGCCGCGACCATCGCCTTCGCCGCGACCGGGCGGCCGCCCTTCGGCCGCGGCCGGATGGAGGCGGTCCTCGCCCGGGTCCGGCACGGCGAGTGCGACCTCACCGGCGTGGACGGCCGGCTGCGACCGCTGCTCGAGGCGGCGCTCGCCCCCGACCCACCCCGCCGCCCCCCGACGAGCGAGGTCGTCGCCGCCCTCGCGCGCTACCGCTCCGGCGGCCGCGCCACGGTGGCCGCGCCCCGCGTGCAGCCGACGGCCGCCTCCCCGAGGGACCCGGACGACGTGTGGGCGCAGGCGCCGCTCGACTGGGACACCCCGCTGCCGGCCGAGGACGCCACCGCCCCGGGCTGGCGCGACCGGCTCGCCGAGCGGCGCGAGGCCCGCACCGAGCGACGTCGCCGGGAGCTCGAGGAGCAGGCGGCCGCACCGCCGACCGAGCGGCAGCAGACCTGGCGCACCTCCGCGCTGCCCGCCCAGCCCCCGCCGCCGCAGGGCACGCCGTACGACGTCCCGTACGGCGCCCCGGTCGAGCAGGGCGGCTGGGGCGAGCCGGACCCGGCGGTCGAGCCGGCGTACGGCGAGCCGGGCGGGCAGGACCCGCGGCGCGGGTTGCCGCTGCGCAGCGGCACCCTCGCCGCGCTGCTCACCCTCGTCGCCGCCGGGGCCGCCACGTGGCCGGGGGTCACCGCGGTCGCGGTCGTCGCCTGGTGCTGGCTGGCCCGGACCAGCGACCGGACCGTCACCTCGCTCGTCGTGCGCCGCTACGAGCGCGGTCGGCGCGGCTCCGACGTGCCGCGCGCGGTGGTGACCGGACCCTGGCACCTGCTCGCGGCCCTCGCCTCGACGGCGCTCGCGCTGCTGCTGCCGGCCGTCGTGACCGTCGCCGGCACGGTGTGCGCCGCGCTGCTCGTCTCCGCCACGCTCGGCGGGTCGCCGTCGGAGTCGGCCGGCCCGTCGCTGGCCGTCGGGGTGCTGGCGGGCGCGCTCGTCGCCTGGTGGGGGCCCGGGGGGTCGTCGCTGCGGCGCGGCTCGCGCTCGGTCGTGCGGGGCGTCGTGCCCGCCCGCGCGGCCCGGGTCGTCGTCCCCGTCCTCGTGCTCGCCGCGCTGGGCCTGGCCGCCCTCGTGCTCGCCCGTGACGGCGCGGTCGTCTGGTGGCCGCTGACCACCGACCCCCTCGCCTCGCTCCGCTCCACCTGACCCGCCTCTCCGCCGGGACGTCTTCGTGCTCCGGACGTGCCCGGATCGGGCGTAGTACGGGCCGGGACGGGCACCTCCGGAGCAGCAAGACGTCCTCGGCGACGTGGTCGCTTGGCCTGGGAACCGTCTCACAGGTCACGGAAAGGTCACGGAAAGGTGCTCCGCGGGCTTGGTTCGTGGCGCGAAACGTCGTACCGTCGTGAGGCCGACCGGTCCCTCACGACCGAGCGCGCCCCCCGTCCGGCACCGTCGGCGGGGGTCACTCCAGCACATCGCACGCACGTCCGCCGCGCCGAGCCTCGCCAGGCGGACGTCCCGCCCGGTCCCCACGGGGGCCGGGGCCCATGGCGAGGACGGGGGACCCACCTGGGTCGTAAGACCCCCGGGGAGAAGCCGGTCCGCCGGCCGGGCACCTGACAGCCCGATCCCGTCAGCTCACCTCGCAGGCGCGCGTCAGGAAAGGGAACCAAGTGCAGCACTACACCCCCAAGCACGCCTCGGCCCGTCGCTCCCGGGCCCGCTCGCTCCAGGTCCGGCTCGCGGGCGTCGGCGTCGCCGGCCTCGGTGCCGTCGCCGGTGGCATCGCCACCTCCTCCTCCGCGCACGCCGCCAGCGTGTGGGACACCGTCGCCGCCTGCGAGAGCGGTGGCAACTGGGCCATCAACACCGGCAACGGCTTCTACGGCGGCCTGCAGTTCACCCAGCAGACCTGGGCCGGGTACGGCGGCACGGCGTACGCCTCGCGCGCCGACCTCGCCTCCCGCGACCAGCAGATCGCCATCGCCCAGCGCGTCCTCCAGGGCCAGGGCCCCGGCGCCTGGCCGGTCTGCGGCGCCCGCGCCGGTCTGAGCCGCACCAACGGGGGCGCCAGCAGCGCCGCCGCCGCGGCGCCGAGCACGGTCCGCCAGGCCGCCCCGCAGACCTCGCGCTCCACGGTCCGCTCGGCCCCGAAGACGGTCGCCCCCAAGACCGTCGCCCCGAAGGTGGCCCCGAAGGCCGTCGCGCCCCGGGCGACCGCCCCCACGACGTCCCTCAAGCCGGGGGCCGTCTACACCGTCAAGAGCGGCGACACCCTGAGCAAGCTCGCCACCGCCGCGCACGTCCAGGGCGGCTGGCAGTCCCTCTGGGCGCTCAACGCCAAGTCGATCAGCAACCCGAACCTGATCTTCGTCGGCCAGCAGATCCGCATGCCGGCCTGAGCAGCACCCAGCACCACCAGCAGGGGCCCCGCGGCGACGCCGCGGGGCCCCTTGCGCATCCTCTAGGCTCGATCCGTCGCGTCGTACCGCCCGTACGGCGCCCGGCCGGCATGGCGCAACTGGCAGCGCACCTGTCTTGTAAACAGGGGGTTCCGGGTTCGAGTCCCGGTGCCGGCTCCCCTCCCGTCCCGGGGGACCTCTTAGCCGAAGGATCCGCGTGCCCCTCGTCACCACGGCCGAGCTCGTCGACGAGGCCCGCGCCGGCCGTCACGGTGTCGCCGCGTTCAACGTCATCACCCTCGAGCACGCCGAGGCCATCGCCGCCGGCGCCGAGCGTGCCGGCCGGCCCGCCGTCCTGCAGCTGAGCGAGAACGCCGTCCGGTACCACGGCGGACGACCGGCCCCGCTCGCCGCGGCGCTCGCCGCGCTCGCGCAGGAGTCGGGCGCGCGGCTCTCCCTGCACCTGGACCACGTCGAGGACGGCGCGCTGCTGCGCCGCGCCGCCGACGTCGGCGCCAGCTCGGTCATGGTCGACGCCTCGCGCATGCCGTACGACGCCAACGTGGCCGCCACCGCCGACGCCGTCGCCTGGGGCCACGAGCACGGCCTGTTCCTCGAGGCCGAGCTCGGCGAGATCGGCGGCAAGGACGGCGCGCACGCCCCCGGGGTGCGCACCGACCCGGACGACGCGGCGGCCTTCGTCACCGCGACCGGCGTCGACGCCCTCGCCGTCGCGGTCGGCAGCTCGCACGCGATGGTCGACCGGACCGCGGCGCTCGACCTCGACCTCGTCGCCGCCCTGGCCGCCCGGCTGCCGGTCCCGCTCGTCCTGCACGGGTCGTCCGGCGTCCCCGACGCCACCCTGGCCGCCGCGGTCGCGGCCGGGGTGACCAAGGTCAACATCGGCACCATCCTCAACGTCGCCTTCACCGGCGCCGTGCGCGAGGCCCTGCACGACGAGGGCCTCACCGACCCGAGGCGCTACCTCGCCCCCGCCCGGGACGCCGTCGCCGGCACCGTCGCGCACCTGCTCGGGGTCGTCGCCGGCTGATGGTCGACCGTGGCTAGGGTGACGTCGTCCCCGGCGCCCTGGAGGTCTCGTGCTCGTGCTCGACGGGAGCAGCCTCTCGCTCGACGACGTCGTCCGCGCCGCCCGCCGTCCCGGTCCGGTCGCGGTGAGCGACGAGGCCCGGGCGCGGGTCGCGGCGTCGTACGCCTTCGCGGGCACCGTGGCCGAGCAGCGCTCGGTCTACGGGCGCTCGACCGGCGTGGGGGCCAACCGCGACCAGGAGGTGACCGCCTCCGCGGAACGGGCCCTGCAGCTGCTGCGCTCGCACGCGACGAGCTCGGGGGAGCGGCGGGCCCCCGAGCGGGTCCGGGCCATGCTGCTGGTGCGGGCCAACCAGCTGGCCGCCGACGGCTCCGGGCTCGACCCGCGCGTCCTCGACGCCCTCGTCGCCATGGTCTCGGCTGACGCCCTCCCGCCGGTCCGCGAGGGTGGCAGCGTCGGCACGGCCGACCTCGCCGCGCTCGCGACCACCGCGCTCGTCCTCACCGGCGAGCGGCCCAGCGCCCCCGCGGTCCCGGCGGTGCCCGCGACCGTGACCTTCGACGCCGGCGACGCGCTGACCTTCATGTCGAGCAACGCCGCGGTGCTCGGCGACGCCGCGCTCGCGGTCGCGGACCTGCGCCGGCTCGTGCGGGCTTCGGTCGTCGTCGCGGCCCTCGCCTTCCACGCCGTCCGAGGCAACGTCGAGGCGTTCGGCGAGCCCGTCGAGGTGGCCACCCCGTTCCCCGGCGCGCAGGCGGTGTGCCGCGCGATGCGGACCCTGGCCGGTCCGTCCCCGCAGGCCGCCCGCATCCAGGACCCCTTCGGCCTGCGCACCTTCCCGCAGGTGCACGGCGCCGTCGTCGACCGGGTCGGCTTCGCCGAGCACGTCGTCGTCGCGATGGCCAACACCGCGTCGGAGAACCCGCTGCTCAGCGCCCGGTACGGCGTCGCCCACCACGGCGCCTTCCACGCGGCCTACCTCGTGCAGTCGCTCGACGCCCTCACCCTCGCGGTGGCGCAGTCGGCACAGCTGAGCCTGGCCCGGCTGGCCATGCTCACGGAGCCGGCCTACACCGGCGAGCGGCCCTTCCTCGGGGACGGGACCCCGGCTGCCTCGGGCGTGATGATCGTGGAGTACTCCGCCGCGTCGGCGCTCGCGGAGCTGCGGGCGCTCGCCACGCCGGCCGGGCTGCAGGTCGTCACCCTCTCGCGCGGGGTCGAGGAGGACGCGTCGTTCGCGACGCTCGCCGCCCGGCAGGCCCTCGACGCCGTGTCCCGCTACCGCGCCGTGCTCGCCGCCGAGCTCGTCGCCGCGGTCCGCTGCCTGCGGCTCCAGGGCGCCCGGCCCGCGCCGCTCGCCGAGGCGCTGCGCTGGCTGGACGACCGCGACGGCGGGGCGCCCGACATGCGCGACCGCGACCTCACCGACGACCTGCTGCTGGCCGAGGAGAGCGTCGTGGGGCTGCCCGACACGGTGAGCGTGCCGTGGCCGGCCTGACGGGTCGCCGCCGCCGGCCCCGGCACAGGCTCCGCGGGTGATCCGCAACGTGGTCCTCGTCCGGCTCCGCGACGGCGTCGACCCCTCGTGGGCGGCCCACTGGCGCGAGCGGGTGGCCGGTCTCGACCTGCCCGGCACCGTCGCCTACACCCAGGGCGCCGACCTCGGGCTGCGCGACGGGACG includes these proteins:
- a CDS encoding aromatic amino acid lyase — encoded protein: MLVLDGSSLSLDDVVRAARRPGPVAVSDEARARVAASYAFAGTVAEQRSVYGRSTGVGANRDQEVTASAERALQLLRSHATSSGERRAPERVRAMLLVRANQLAADGSGLDPRVLDALVAMVSADALPPVREGGSVGTADLAALATTALVLTGERPSAPAVPAVPATVTFDAGDALTFMSSNAAVLGDAALAVADLRRLVRASVVVAALAFHAVRGNVEAFGEPVEVATPFPGAQAVCRAMRTLAGPSPQAARIQDPFGLRTFPQVHGAVVDRVGFAEHVVVAMANTASENPLLSARYGVAHHGAFHAAYLVQSLDALTLAVAQSAQLSLARLAMLTEPAYTGERPFLGDGTPAASGVMIVEYSAASALAELRALATPAGLQVVTLSRGVEEDASFATLAARQALDAVSRYRAVLAAELVAAVRCLRLQGARPAPLAEALRWLDDRDGGAPDMRDRDLTDDLLLAEESVVGLPDTVSVPWPA
- a CDS encoding transglycosylase family protein, producing the protein MQHYTPKHASARRSRARSLQVRLAGVGVAGLGAVAGGIATSSSAHAASVWDTVAACESGGNWAINTGNGFYGGLQFTQQTWAGYGGTAYASRADLASRDQQIAIAQRVLQGQGPGAWPVCGARAGLSRTNGGASSAAAAAPSTVRQAAPQTSRSTVRSAPKTVAPKTVAPKVAPKAVAPRATAPTTSLKPGAVYTVKSGDTLSKLATAAHVQGGWQSLWALNAKSISNPNLIFVGQQIRMPA
- a CDS encoding serine/threonine-protein kinase; the encoded protein is MTTHAGRDGRVGDPTRPVPAAEPTTAVPAPPGAVGEAAEAREPQTHERLGPYRLLQRIGEGGMGVVHLALDPQGRAVAIKVLRPHIAYDPDARARLEREVDTLGRIRDERVAAVIDADIHGERPYLVTRYVPGPSLDEVVASDGPLGGPDLLRLGQGLVGALEAIHAVGVVHRDLKPGNVLLLDGDPVLIDFGIAHVADDVRLTSTGLVMGTPGYLSPEVLAGGEVTEATDWWGWAATIAFAATGRPPFGRGRMEAVLARVRHGECDLTGVDGRLRPLLEAALAPDPPRRPPTSEVVAALARYRSGGRATVAAPRVQPTAASPRDPDDVWAQAPLDWDTPLPAEDATAPGWRDRLAERREARTERRRRELEEQAAAPPTERQQTWRTSALPAQPPPPQGTPYDVPYGAPVEQGGWGEPDPAVEPAYGEPGGQDPRRGLPLRSGTLAALLTLVAAGAATWPGVTAVAVVAWCWLARTSDRTVTSLVVRRYERGRRGSDVPRAVVTGPWHLLAALASTALALLLPAVVTVAGTVCAALLVSATLGGSPSESAGPSLAVGVLAGALVAWWGPGGSSLRRGSRSVVRGVVPARAARVVVPVLVLAALGLAALVLARDGAVVWWPLTTDPLASLRST
- a CDS encoding class II fructose-bisphosphate aldolase — translated: MPLVTTAELVDEARAGRHGVAAFNVITLEHAEAIAAGAERAGRPAVLQLSENAVRYHGGRPAPLAAALAALAQESGARLSLHLDHVEDGALLRRAADVGASSVMVDASRMPYDANVAATADAVAWGHEHGLFLEAELGEIGGKDGAHAPGVRTDPDDAAAFVTATGVDALAVAVGSSHAMVDRTAALDLDLVAALAARLPVPLVLHGSSGVPDATLAAAVAAGVTKVNIGTILNVAFTGAVREALHDEGLTDPRRYLAPARDAVAGTVAHLLGVVAG
- a CDS encoding Dabb family protein yields the protein MIRNVVLVRLRDGVDPSWAAHWRERVAGLDLPGTVAYTQGADLGLRDGTWSFALVADVVDEEAYRRYDLDEEHNRLRDELAPWAQDVARVQFEL